Genomic DNA from Filimonas effusa:
CATTTCCTCGTTCACTTTATCCCAAACGTCTTCTTTTTTCTCCCATTCGAATCCTACCTGGGCTGCTTTTTCCTGGATGCGGGCGCCTTTTACCACTGCGGGCAGGGACAGCGGCACGCCGCTGAAGAGCGATTTTTTGCCTTCCTTCTTTTTAATTTTTTCCCAGTTGCGCTTTACATCGGATTCGTCGTCCACTTTTACGTCGCCATAGATATGCGGGTGGCGGACGATCAGTTTTTCGCAGATGGCGTTGATGACCTCTTCGAGGGTAAACTGCTGCTGCTCCTTCCCTATTCTTGCGTAGAACAATACGTGCAGTAACAGGTCGCCGAGCTCTTCTTTTATGCCGGGCCAGCTTTCATCGGTAATAGCGTCGGCCAGTTCATACATTTCCTCGATGGTCATGGGGCGGAGGGTATGGATGGTTTGTTTTTTATCCCAGGGGCATTGTTCCCTCAGTTCATCCATGATAGTCACGAGTCTTAAGAAGCTTTGAGAGAGTGTATTCTCTGGCATATGGGCATAGTTTACGTCTGTTAAAAATACAGTACAGTGGTGAAAAGCACCGGGCGCTGTGTGAAAGCAGGTGTTATTCATTAGTTTCAGGAACGCAAAATTTCATGTACGTTTGAGACCGAAAATCAATCATAATGTTACGATCTTTCTTGTTGCTTTTGATGCTGGCTATTGTGCACCGGGGTTTCTCCCAGTTCTACTATACCGATCTAGTTTCGGGTGCCCAAAGTACGCTGCAATATAAAGCACTAAAAACTAACCTGGTAAAAAGTATGACTGCGCAAAGTTTTGAAAAGGATGGAGAGCAAACACCGCGTTTTGCACTGAACCAGACAATCAGCGCCAACTTTTCACAGGTAGAAACGAATACTACCAGTCCTTCCGGGGAGGTATCGATTTCGAAGAGTTTTTATAAAGGTTTGCGTTTGGAGCGGAACGAGGACAGCAGCGCCAGGATCAGCACTGTTACAACTTACCGTTACCAGGCTGATGGCAGGCCGGGTTCCATAACAGCTGTAACACGTGATGCGGGCAGGGGTTACAGCAGCGAGGAAGTACATGAATGGCAATACCAGGCTGACGGCAAACCCAGCGGTATGCTGAAGATCAAGGATAAAAAAGATACGACGGTTGTCACCTTTACTTATGACGACCAGGGGAATGTAGCGGAAGAGCGCTGGAGCAGGGCTGGCAATATTACAGAAACCTGGTATTACTATTATAATAGTAAAAAGCAGCTTACCGATATTGTACGTTATAATAGCCGGGCGCGGCGGATGTTACCGGATTATTTGTTTGAATACGACGCTGCCGGTCGGGTAACGCAGATGACACAGATAACAGCGGGCAGTTCGAACTACCTGGTATGGAAGTATGTTTTTAGTACGGAAGGGCTGAAGCAGCGGGATATGTGTTATAATAAACAGCAACAACTTGTGGGAAGGATAGAATTCAAGTATGTGATGGACAGATAAGCCGGAGTAACCGCCAACCTTTTCAAACGGTGCAGGAATTGAATTTCTGCACCGTTTTTTATGCTTATAAGTAATAAAACGATGGGGGACATTTTGAGATAGCTAAAAAAAAGTTAAAATACACCCGTTTATATACCAATCCGTCCCCCTTCTTATTTATTCCGCTAATTAATTTTAGGTGTTCACAGAAACAGTTTAATGCTGCTTAGACCGATTGCCTGAATTGTTTTGAGGTTGAGCCTCGTACTAACTGCGTTTTAAAAGAAAAAACGATCACATATGAAAAGAATGCTGCATCATGCATGGCGCCTGCCTGGGCGGACCATGCCAACCCGCCGATGCCTACCTGCGCCTACGGCTGCTTCACTTGCTTTATGTTTGGGTTTATCCTTATTCTCGTGCCAGAAGGATTCTTACAGTTCCAACAATCAACTTCCTTATGATCCTGGCCGGCCTGTTGTTTTCAATAATTTCTTTGTTGATTCGGGTGTTATAAGAACCAAGGTAATTATAAAGGGAACCAATTTCGGGAACGACAAATCGCTGGTCAAGGTTTATTTCATCGATAATGAAAAGTCGCGGCCTGCCACCGTTGTGAATATCGACAATGAAAACATTTACTGTCTTGTACCCAAGCAAAACGGAGGTAATAATAAGATAAGTATAAAGGTGAAGAACGATTCTGTTTCTATCGCCAAAACCTTCCGTTACAGTGTTTCGCAGAACATTTCGAATGTAGTGGGTTTGACGGGCGTTGCCGGGTCTGTGGATGGCTCTATGGCAGATGGCCGTATTCAGCGGACCTTTGGGATAGCGGCACTTGGAGAAGACCAGGTGATGTCGTTTGAAATGCTGAGTGGTGCGGTCAGGTATCTTTCCATTCCCGAGAACAAGATATATACGGTACAAACGGGTTTTGCGGCGGGGCAGCCTGCCATTAATGCAGCGCGTACGAAGGTGTATGCCATTCAATATGGGGTGCCTCATAAAGTCATCTGTTATAAGAAGGAAAACCTATGGGCTCCTGAAGTGCTTACGGCAGGTATTGCCAGGCCCAATGGTGTTACTGTGGCGGGTGTTATAGTTTCGGCTGCACTGGATAATACGGAGCAATGGCTTTATTTCCGGGACAAGGCTGGCGTGTTTGGGCGTCTTGAAATAGACAATCCCGGGAATGTCCAGATCTTAAATGAAACATGCGGTCCTGTGGGCAGCGCCGATTATAATTACCTGGCGTATAGCCGTGTGGACGACTGCTTTTACTTTGGCGTTCAAAATATTCATTCTATTTACCGGGTTGAGAAGAACGGCACCAATGTGCAGCTGTGGGCGGGCTCGAGCCAGGGCACCAATGATGGTCCGCGCCTGGAAGCCAAGTTCAACAGTCCGGGCGGACTTGCTGTTGACGGGGAAGGCAATATCCTGATCATGGATACCAATAACCATACAGTTCGCAGGTTAAACCATGGTTCCGGTTATGTTTCGCGTATTGCCGGGACGACAGCCTCTTTGGGGTTCAGCAATGGCGATCCGCTTTCGTCGAAACTAAACTATCCCTATGCTATCAATGCGGACGAATATGATAACTATTTCCTGGGAGAAAGCTGGGGTTGCACCATCAGGAAACTAGCCATCGAATAAACCAAACCATATCATCAGTAGATAACTGTGATGGCTACGGCATTTACAGGGTAAAGCGCCATGCCATCCTATAAATAAAGACTTTATGAAGAAAGGCTTAATGAACTTTATATACCTGTTTGCGCTGGTATTACTATGCCCGCTGGCGATGACAGCGCAGAGCAGTGGCAATATCACTGTATCGGGCACCGTTATGGATGTTAACGGCAAGGAGATCAGCAGCGTATCTGTTACGCTTAAGGGCAGTCCGTCGAGAGGCGGCAAAACGGATGACGAGGGGCATTTCAGGCTTCAGAACATACCTGCCAATTCGACCCTGGTTTTCTCACATATCAATTATAATTTGTATGAGTTGCCGGTTACGGAGTCAAAGGAGAAGCTAAAAGTAGTTCTGGAGGTAAAAGTAACGACGCAGGATGAGGTTGTAGTTGTGGGGCGTGGCGTTCAAAGGAAAATAACTACAACGGGGGCTGTCACCAATGTGAATGTGAAGGAGCTGCAGTTACCTGCCACTTCTATCAGCAATATGCTGGGGGGACGGGTTCCGGGTATTATATCGGTTACCCGGAGCGGTGAGCCCGGCGCCGATTTTTCGGAGTTCTGGGTACGTGGTATCAGTACGTTTGGAGCAAGTTCTGCTGCGCTGGTGTTAATAGATGGTGTAGAGGGCAACCTGAATAATGTTGATCCTTCGGACATCGAGAGTTTTGCGATCTTAAAAGACGCTTCTGCAACGGCTGTATTTGGTGTACGCGGCGCCAACGGGGTGGTAACCATTACAACGAAACGTGGTAAGGCGGGCGCTTTAAAAGTGAATTTCAGGGGGAACAGTACGCGTACTGAATCGGCCCGTATGCCTGACTATGTTAATGCGTATGACTATGCGAAGCTTGCGAATGAAGCGAGGCTGGCGCGGGGCCAGAACCCTGTTTATTCCGATGTGGAGGTAGAACTTTTCAAAACCGGCCTGGACCCTGATCAATATCCTAACGTGAACTGGCGTGATGTTCTTTTAAAGAAGAGTTCGCGTTATGACCAGTATAATATAAACATATCAGGCGGCGGCACGAGCGCCCGTTATTTTATGAGTCTTGGTTACCTGAATAAAGAGGGGATCTTTAAGCAGGATAACACCGCTCATAAATATGATGTAAACACTAATTACAAGAAATATAATTTCCGTGCGAATGTTGATGTGGATTTAACTCCCACTACCAAGTTATCGCTTTTGATGGATGATGCGATTGTAATGCAGGGTGCTCCTGCTTATGGGACGAACAATGATTATTTGTGGAGTTCACAGGCGCTTATCACCCCTGTTGCGTCGCCGCTGCGTTTCTCGAATGGCCAGATGGCCGGTTATGGCGCATCGGGCAATGAGCTTACTCCTTATTTTCTTTTAAACAATACCGGGTTCAAAAAGATAGATGCGAATACTATCAATGCGAAAGTAAATATTGACCAGGATCTGAAGTTCCTTACACCCGGGCTTACCGCCAGGGGTTTATTTTCATGGACCTATGCCGGCAACAATACGGCTACCCATTCCAAGATAGCTGAAGATGTTTACAGGCAAATAGGCAGATCGAACAGTGGCGAACTGGTAACACAACGGACGGTGGTTGCCACGGCGCCCAGCTATGGCCAGTCGGCCGGCATTACGCGGGGTATGTATATGGAAGCCCAGCTGAACTATGTACGCCGGTTTAACGAGGTACATAATGTATCGGCATTGGTTCACTATTACAGGCAGGAGGATATTACTTCGGATGTAAACGCCTATGAGCTTCCTTATATGAGCATTATTCCGTTGAGAACACAAACAGTATCGGCCCGTGTGACCTATTCTTATAAAGACATTTACCTGCTGGAGGGTAATGTGGGTTATTCCGGATCTGAGAATTTCAGGCCTGGTGAGCAATACGGGTTATTTCCTGCGGTATCGGCCGGCTGGGTTCCAACGCAGTATGA
This window encodes:
- the mazG gene encoding nucleoside triphosphate pyrophosphohydrolase — protein: MPENTLSQSFLRLVTIMDELREQCPWDKKQTIHTLRPMTIEEMYELADAITDESWPGIKEELGDLLLHVLFYARIGKEQQQFTLEEVINAICEKLIVRHPHIYGDVKVDDESDVKRNWEKIKKKEGKKSLFSGVPLSLPAVVKGARIQEKAAQVGFEWEKKEDVWDKVNEEMNELQEAIASGNQHHVEEEFGDVMFSLLNYARFLRVDAEGALEKTNRKFIKRFVEMEEIAHARGRQLDEMSLTEMDAIWNEIKQKNKPLDSNA
- a CDS encoding IPT/TIG domain-containing protein, producing MKRMLHHAWRLPGRTMPTRRCLPAPTAASLALCLGLSLFSCQKDSYSSNNQLPYDPGRPVVFNNFFVDSGVIRTKVIIKGTNFGNDKSLVKVYFIDNEKSRPATVVNIDNENIYCLVPKQNGGNNKISIKVKNDSVSIAKTFRYSVSQNISNVVGLTGVAGSVDGSMADGRIQRTFGIAALGEDQVMSFEMLSGAVRYLSIPENKIYTVQTGFAAGQPAINAARTKVYAIQYGVPHKVICYKKENLWAPEVLTAGIARPNGVTVAGVIVSAALDNTEQWLYFRDKAGVFGRLEIDNPGNVQILNETCGPVGSADYNYLAYSRVDDCFYFGVQNIHSIYRVEKNGTNVQLWAGSSQGTNDGPRLEAKFNSPGGLAVDGEGNILIMDTNNHTVRRLNHGSGYVSRIAGTTASLGFSNGDPLSSKLNYPYAINADEYDNYFLGESWGCTIRKLAIE
- a CDS encoding SusC/RagA family TonB-linked outer membrane protein, whose product is MKKGLMNFIYLFALVLLCPLAMTAQSSGNITVSGTVMDVNGKEISSVSVTLKGSPSRGGKTDDEGHFRLQNIPANSTLVFSHINYNLYELPVTESKEKLKVVLEVKVTTQDEVVVVGRGVQRKITTTGAVTNVNVKELQLPATSISNMLGGRVPGIISVTRSGEPGADFSEFWVRGISTFGASSAALVLIDGVEGNLNNVDPSDIESFAILKDASATAVFGVRGANGVVTITTKRGKAGALKVNFRGNSTRTESARMPDYVNAYDYAKLANEARLARGQNPVYSDVEVELFKTGLDPDQYPNVNWRDVLLKKSSRYDQYNINISGGGTSARYFMSLGYLNKEGIFKQDNTAHKYDVNTNYKKYNFRANVDVDLTPTTKLSLLMDDAIVMQGAPAYGTNNDYLWSSQALITPVASPLRFSNGQMAGYGASGNELTPYFLLNNTGFKKIDANTINAKVNIDQDLKFLTPGLTARGLFSWTYAGNNTATHSKIAEDVYRQIGRSNSGELVTQRTVVATAPSYGQSAGITRGMYMEAQLNYVRRFNEVHNVSALVHYYRQEDITSDVNAYELPYMSIIPLRTQTVSARVTYSYKDIYLLEGNVGYSGSENFRPGEQYGLFPAVSAGWVPTQYDWTRVHLPFLTHFKLRGSIGKVGNSKIVNAAGQLVRFPYQTILSTGSNQWGTAITETKIGMKDLKWQTSIKYNLGVDMKLFDNAVDIIVDIFKTNAKDIYQQRVTIPEEVGSPANPWLNTSAMKSWGADGTLAFTKKVKKDLEVTLRGNFTITRNKVTHYEQAGVNFPYQSYTGVPYGVQRGLIALGLFKDDADINSSPRQTFMSNYLPGDIKYKDVNGDGIIDTDDIVPLNYSNVPRIVLGFAPVVSYKKWTASLLFTHQDKVSYFLGGTGYYPFVGESTGNVLRIVANPANRWIPASLAGKDEIAENPNARFPRLTYGNNTNNNRASTFWLADASFVRLQNAEINYKWECEWLRKKGIAAATFSLLGYNLAVWDKVKLWDPEQASSNGAKYPIQRTYTVQLYLNFK